DNA from Scheffersomyces stipitis CBS 6054 chromosome 1, whole genome shotgun sequence:
TTGGAGGATATGGATAAGACAATCTACGATGTGCCAGGATTTGTTAATAGCGAAAACCAGTTGATACACCATCATGACATCTACAACAAGATCAGCTCGCCCAAAATtttgaaacagatccaCAAAGGAGTCAAAGTCTACGACAAGGGAACGTACACTTCTAAATACATCACAGCCAAAGGGGGACAGAGTTTGACGATTGGGGGactctttttcttgaactttcCCCAGAAGTCAATGTATCAGTTGAGAAACTGTATCAATCACGATTTCCATTTGTTCAGCAACTTCTCCAGGGCCGTTTATATAAGTTCGAACTTGTCTAAATATCCTGGTATGGGCAGCAAATTCTTTATAGAACATGACGACAGTTcattgaaagaattgagGAGGTTCATCATTCCTCCTTTCCATGGCTCAATCGATTTAGTTATACAGAACTTGGGCCATATCAATATCAAGCCTACTGGACGTAAGGAGACTAATCAGCCATTGATCTTATACTTACCTCCTGGGGTTGAAGCGATTATCAGGTTGCCCATTACGAACTACATTGCTAAGACGTTTACAGGGCGCGATGCCAAAGGCAACCCTTTGAGAAAGGAGAATATCTTAACTAAGGGAGTATTGGCACTTCAGAGATATACTGCCAAGTACCCGTTCTACAGTACTCTCATAAGCGCCAATAAAGGAGCTGAAGTGTCCCTGGAATTGGCTCTTATCTTGAAAAGTGAAGCTACATGTGAGCCTGTGACGGACGCGGAACAAGAGAGATTGGTGAAGCAGGATTTTGCCAGAATTGGCGAATGGGCTACCATAGCCAGAGGCGTAGAATGTAACTATAACGAGAGAACTGTCGTAGACGAAAGAAACAAGTTCGACTACTGGATGGAATAGCGCGACTTAATTTGTACATATCAGGAAAGATTCCATCCGTGTACTATAGAATCCATTTGTATATAGATTGGGGCATGTATATATTGACGAAGCATGAATATTTCATGTTGGTACGAATAGGGCAAAATAGATTTGAAAACTTAAAATTGCACGTAATATCAAGACAGACACGGTCTCGATTGGCTTCGCAGGGGTCTATTTGTTTGTTATTAAGACATTTGGCACATCTAACTAAAGTAGACTAAGCGATTACAACGCCTCGAAATTCGTTAACAACGATTTAGCTAAACCAGTAGGCGAGTTTAAGCATGTAATATAGACGCGATATAAACACCCCTGTGACATTTGGCAGTAATACACCAGATGTCTTGAATCATGATGTTGTCGAGAATTGCGTAAGGACCCTGACCCCAGGAAATGTTGCAGAGTTGTCAGTGCAACAAAGTCGATTCTTAGTTTGAAACGTCTGTTCGTAGTTTGACCCAGCCATTCTATATTCCTTGCAGTTGACAATGGCTCTGTTTCATATACATATTGCATATTCCACTTCAAACCGTCCTGGATAGAATATTGTCTGAAAATCTTCAGGAGCGACAATCTTCAAACTGAAACGGATCTACGACGCCAATACGAAACGCCAATACGAGCCCACCATGTTCTTCGTCTATTTCATTCACAACCTCAGGTTATACCTTGCCATCACCAAACACGCAACACGGTACTGAAGCTTCCAGAAAGCGCCTTAATTACGTTCTACGCGAGATGTTTAAATTGGCTTCGAGGTCAAACTAAATGTCAAAGGGTTGTTTTAGTTTCGCACCCAAGGCGGCAGAGCAAGTTCCCCTTCATCCCTTGCCATGCAACGTCTTTTTAGAGGCTCCATTTCAAGGTGACAAATAAGTACGCAATGCAGAATTAGACAAACGGCACAGTGTCTCAAAGAGCCTACGGACCAATTAACAGACGAAACTTGGCCAAGTAGGAACCGCAGCAATTCACAATGACCGTTTCATTTAAAGTAGTCGTcgaaatcttcaataatgGTAGTCGAAACCAACAATATTAGCTACAAACATACAAAGCGGGGGGGAAATATTTTGTAGCACTAACAATCCCTTATAGTTAAACAGAATAATATACAATCTGAAACAATAAAAAATAGACTTAGGCATTCCACTTCACATCATAAAATACAATGGGTGTAGATAATATTATAATCACAACAATTCATACTCTGTCAAAACAGATTTTCTGTGCTTGAGGTCGGAATGAGACTTGTATCAGCGGCGTAATCGTTCTCTTCCTCTGATTACACCACTGCTATGCTCTTTATTCCTGGCACACTTATCGCCCCAGCAGGAGTTGCAACACCAGCGCGTACGCGTCTTCGCTCTCATGGCGGCTATCCACATCTCATTAACCCGCTTTTAGTTAGGTAATTCCGATCGTGCATGCAAGGAGTTGCGCAGAGAGCGTGTGTTCGCGGATGGTGTGCATGGAAACGCGTTATTGTCGCTGCAAGCGTGCGGCACTATGACGCACCCCTGTCCCGAATAGGCAGAGAGTAAACAgaatcaacgaagaaaccTCAGTGCCATGGTAAAAAAGATCTAGAAAAACAACTCCTTGCAAAAATAGAAAGTTTTGATGTAGCATGAGCTGTTGGAATTATTCCAAAAAAATCaccacttcttcttccttgcCATTATCGCGTCGTCTCAAACAATCTAACCTTCGCTTATATAGCCCTGTTACTGCTGATTTCTCGACAACTCGATTgttctgaaaattttaaTTCAACTACTTGCTTCTACTCGCATACAAGCACAGAGCCTCCCACGGAGCCAATTCCTTGTATAAATTGAACATTAGCTTGCTTCACTAGACATCTACCCCCTATAAGTAATAGGTTTTGCCTCGAAGTAGACTTCTACTATCTaattttctttctgaagCTAAAGCACAACGGTTTCCCGAACAAGGAATATTCTCAAAGTTCCATCTCACTACTCTCGAACTACATTTCCACCCTACAATGTTGAGATCGCAGAGCATCTCCAATCTACCCGAGCAGAGAAAGTCCAGAACTGCCTCtggcttcttttcttcgttcaGATCAAGAAAGACTTCTACCAACGATTTGAACTCTATGCTCAAATCGCCCACGCCTCTCGAGATATCTGGCCCTATTGCTACTACACATTCTTCTAATCCCAACAGAAAGCTCAGACCTTTAAGCTCTTCGGCTTCATCCTTCAACCTTAGTGCTCCTGTAGTCGCTGGAGATACCCCTAGACTTCCAAGCGTCGCAGTCTACCATAACAAAAATACCAAAAGCAGAGCTTTGAGGATTGAAGAGTCGAATAAGGAAAATGTCTTAGAAGAGTTTGTACATTCACTAGGAGAAAAGGATCTTCCCAAAACCCCAACCAAAAACTCCCACAGAAGCCATGCCCATTATTCGCCCACCAAGGAATCTAGAAGTAGCTCACACACTCCGTTCTCTATATCTTCTGTTCATTCTGCTTCTATTGGTTCCAAACCGTCAAGAGCCCTTAAGTCCAGATCCAGCGCTCCTAATTTGAGCCCTGTGAAAGCCTCCAATGTGAACAAATCTCTCCTCACTCGCGGGCACAGATCTCTGATGTACTTAAATGGCATTGTTAATGTACAACACAGAGAAAGggatgaagaagtacttTTGGACAGAGAAAAGACTAAATCAAGAGATTCTCTTGGTGTAGAGTATAACGGCAGGATTTCACCCCCATCTTCACAAAGCCTGGACTTGACTCCAGACTCCGTCAATACTGTCGATTCACTCTTGGACCAGACGTCCATTCAGTTCATCGACTTGGAAAACACAACTCAAGAGCTCGTGGACGACGATAATATCAGCTACACCACTACACAATCCTCGGGAATGGATGAAACTGTAGTGGAAGAGAACGATCCTAAGGAGGTGGAGGCTCTCAAGCTCAACATCAAGGCAAAGAAGATACACCGTACAAACAACTCCTACAACATAAACGAGTTTATGAAGATTATCAACAACGACCAAGACATAGAAACCAACAAATTGCCCATAAGCAACAGAAGATCGTTGGAACTTGAAACCCAGGAAAGGAAAAACCTTGAAAACCTCCTAAACTCTGAGATCGAAATTGTTCACGACGAGTCGTTAGCATCACACCTTTCTTTAGTGGAGAACGGTTTGTTCTTGACAGTcagagaaaagaaaccCAACAAT
Protein-coding regions in this window:
- a CDS encoding predicted protein — translated: MLRSQSISNLPEQRKSRTASGFFSSFRSRKTSTNDLNSMLKSPTPLEISGPIATTHSSNPNRKLRPLSSSASSFNLSAPVVAGDTPRLPSVAVYHNKNTKSRALRIEESNKENVLEEFVHSLGEKDLPKTPTKNSHRSHAHYSPTKESRSSSHTPFSISSVHSASIGSKPSRALKSRSSAPNLSPVKASNVNKSLLTRGHRSSMYLNGIVNVQHRERDEEVLLDREKTKSRDSLGVEYNGRISPPSSQSSDLTPDSVNTVDSLLDQTSIQFIDLENTTQELVDDDNISYTTTQSSGMDETVVEENDPKEVEALKLNIKAKKIHRTNNSYNINEFMKIINNDQDIETNKLPISNRRSLELETQERKNLENLLNSEIEIVHDESLASHLSLVENGLFLTVREKKPNNQLTFIEKLMEDIDYKHLLKEESYDFYDSIGDGVDNLVLRF